The following coding sequences are from one Candidatus Effluviviaceae Genus I sp. window:
- the rplL gene encoding 50S ribosomal protein L7/L12: MSKTIGKILESIEKMTVLEMAELVKALERKFGVTAAAPMAMMAAPAAGGAAAAAADEQTEWDVILADTGEKKFQVVKVIRAVTDLGLKEAKDLVDNPGQVVKKGATKEEAEDIKKKLEEAGAKVQLK; the protein is encoded by the coding sequence ATGAGCAAGACGATCGGGAAGATCCTCGAGTCGATCGAGAAGATGACCGTCCTCGAGATGGCGGAGCTCGTGAAGGCCCTCGAGAGGAAGTTCGGCGTGACGGCCGCCGCTCCCATGGCCATGATGGCCGCCCCCGCGGCGGGCGGCGCCGCTGCCGCGGCCGCGGACGAGCAGACGGAGTGGGACGTGATCCTGGCCGACACCGGCGAGAAGAAGTTCCAGGTCGTGAAGGTCATCCGCGCGGTGACGGACCTCGGCCTGAAGGAGGCGAAGGACCTCGTGGACAACCCCGGCCAGGTCGTGAAGAAGGGTGCGACCAAGGAAGAGGCCGAGGACATCAAGAAGAAGCTGGAGGAGGCGGGAGCCAAGGTCCAGCTGAAGTAG
- a CDS encoding 50S ribosomal protein L1, protein MKRSKRYRELVEKIKLSGPCALDQAVEFLKQSASAKFDETVELAVRLGVDPKRSDQLIRGTVVLPHGTGRKVRILALAKGEKVKEAEDAGADFVGSDEYIEKIQGGWLEFDTIIATPDMMKDVGRLGKVLGPRGLMPNPKSGTVTFDLAKAITEARAGKIEYRTDKTGNVHAVFGKASFTAEQLRGNLLELAREIVRAKPAAAKGQYIRSATISTTMGPGIPVDVTALVDSVKQ, encoded by the coding sequence ATGAAGAGAAGCAAGCGGTACAGGGAGCTCGTCGAGAAGATCAAGCTGAGCGGCCCGTGCGCGCTCGACCAGGCCGTCGAGTTCCTCAAGCAGTCGGCAAGCGCGAAGTTCGACGAGACGGTGGAGCTTGCCGTCCGCCTCGGCGTGGACCCGAAGCGCTCCGACCAGCTCATCCGGGGCACGGTCGTCCTGCCGCACGGCACCGGCCGCAAGGTGAGGATCCTCGCTCTGGCGAAGGGCGAGAAGGTCAAGGAAGCGGAGGACGCGGGCGCGGACTTCGTGGGGTCCGATGAGTACATCGAGAAGATCCAGGGCGGGTGGCTCGAGTTCGACACGATCATCGCGACGCCGGACATGATGAAGGACGTCGGGCGGCTCGGCAAGGTCCTGGGTCCCCGCGGCCTCATGCCGAACCCGAAGAGCGGCACCGTGACCTTCGACCTGGCCAAGGCGATCACCGAGGCGCGCGCGGGCAAGATCGAGTACCGGACGGACAAGACCGGCAACGTGCACGCGGTGTTCGGGAAGGCGTCGTTCACGGCCGAGCAGCTCAGGGGCAACCTCCTCGAGCTCGCGCGGGAGATCGTCCGCGCGAAGCCGGCCGCCGCGAAGGGGCAGTACATCAGGAGCGCGACCATCTCCACGACCATGGGCCCGGGCATTCCGGTGGACGTCACGGCGCTCGTGGATTCCGTGAAGCAGTAG
- a CDS encoding 50S ribosomal protein L10 → MEKRQKEVLIQELTEDLRGNTVVFLGDFTGMDVETATELRKRFREAGVRCRVAKNTLARRAMDEVGLGSLSGFLTGPNAIVIAERDPGAAAKIMVEFEKQKNTPKIRAGWVDSAVMTATDIRRIAELPSRDVLLAQIAAGFQAPVSGLARLLNELLRRFVATLDAVAKERGGAPAGATEAAE, encoded by the coding sequence ATGGAGAAGCGACAGAAGGAAGTTCTCATTCAGGAACTGACGGAGGACCTGCGCGGCAACACCGTCGTCTTCCTCGGTGACTTCACCGGGATGGACGTCGAGACGGCGACCGAGCTCAGGAAGCGATTCCGCGAGGCCGGTGTGCGGTGCCGCGTCGCCAAGAACACGCTCGCGAGGCGAGCCATGGATGAGGTCGGGCTCGGGAGCCTCTCCGGCTTCCTGACCGGCCCGAACGCGATCGTGATCGCGGAGCGCGACCCCGGGGCCGCGGCCAAGATCATGGTCGAGTTCGAGAAGCAGAAGAACACCCCGAAGATCAGGGCGGGCTGGGTGGACTCTGCGGTCATGACGGCCACGGACATCAGGCGGATAGCCGAGCTTCCCTCCCGCGATGTCCTGTTGGCGCAGATCGCTGCGGGCTTCCAGGCGCCCGTGTCGGGGTTGGCGCGACTCCTGAACGAGCTCCTCAGGCGCTTCGTTGCGACGCTGGACGCTGTGGCGAAGGAGAGGGGCGGGGCGCCGGCCGGGGCGACCGAGGCGGCGGAGTAG